The DNA window GAACCAACCGAACCAAAGTAAACCTGTACCCAGTATTACGTAGCTGATACGTGCAGGGGTATGTGCTTCCTCAACCTCGTTACGTTTTTTGAGATAGATGGCCGATGCCAAAGCTGCCCAGCCTGCAGACATGTGTACCACGGTACCACCTGCAAAATCCAGAACGCCCATCTTAAAGAAATAACCTTGTGGATGCCATGTTGCGTGGGCAAGCGGGATATAGATGATTACGATAAAGAGGGTGATGAATATTAAATAGGAATTGAAACGGATACGTTCGGCAAAGGCACCGGTAATAAGCGCCGGTGTAATAACCGCGAACTTTAACTGGAACATAGCAAATAATATAACTGGAATAGTGCCCCAGGCAGTGCCAATGGTATTCTGCATCATGAAGAATGATTTAGGATTACCAATAAAACCTAAACCGCCAACATCCTCGCCGAAGGCCATACTAAATCCAAATACTACCCAAATGATAGTGATAAGGCCCATACAAACAAAGCTTTGAAGCATTGTAGAAATAACGTTCTTTTTGCGAACCATACCGCCATAGAAGAAAGCTAGGCCTGGTGTCATTAATAATACAAGGGCTGTAGAAATTAGCAACCAGGCAATGTCCGCCGCGTTGAATTCAGCTGGTTTAGCCGCCGCCACGTTGCCCGGGTACATTAGCGCCAGGATAACAACAATGACAAGAATGCCAAAAGGTACAATTTTTTTCATGTGTTTAGTGATAAGAAATTGATAAATAGTTAGTTAATAGGGTTGTTTACTATGTTAGGTGGTGGATAGCCTTCAAAACGCAAGTAGTATGAGTTATAAAGGCCGATGTATAGCTTATTACAAAAAAGAATGGAACGGAAATAATATCAATTGGATGTTTCTGTAAGGTCTCACTGCAGCTTGATAATAATCTGTAAGCTTTAAAACAGGGAAGTAAATAACAGACACTAAAATCCTTTCAGGAAAATTTAAACTGCCTTTAAACGGATTTTCTTGATCTTTTTTAATGCTAAATGGGTGATTTAAATCCGAAAAAGCCGGACTTAAGCTGTTAAAAGCATTAAACGTGGTTCTGCTTGTAACAAAATAAGCATTGTTTCTAAAAAAAGCGTTAGCAAACAACAATAATGCCTCTATTGGTAAGAGAAAAGTTAATATATGTCTATATTTTCTTATCGGCATACCCTAAAAGTAGCATATTAAAATCAATATTTCAAAAACAACATCATATTTTTATAATTTTTTCACAATAATACACCTAATTTGAGCTTAGTAGTAAAATAACTACCAAAATAGTATACCTTTTTATTAAAATAATATCGATGGACCTCAAAAAGATATTAAACGCTATGGCGGATTATTTAAATAAGGAAAGTTGCCCGGAATTGCTCTTGGGTTTCGCCTCCGGGTCAATAAAGTTTGATACTGTAATTCCCAGCAATCTTATTCGGCTGTTTTCCGTATCTGTAGCCAGCAGCAGTTCCCGGGCAGTCTGTAGTATAATCTCCAGGTCGCTTACGCATTGAGGCAGCGAAACACTTCGGGTAATTTGCCTGAAATCGCTGTATTTTATTTTTAAAGTAACCGTGCGGCCCTTTAATTGGTATTTCATCAAGCGCTGATGTACAATCAGGGCAATCTTAGCCAGTTCTGCGTTCATCTCCTCCACCGTGGTGAGATCATAAGCAAAGGTATCTTCTGCACCCATCGATTTGGTTTCGCGGTGTGGCTGCACTTCCCGGTCATCTATCCCTCTTACAATTTTATAGTAAAAGGAACCAGCTTTGCCAAAGTTCCTTATAATCTCTTCTTCGGTAAGTTGCTTAAGGTCAGCGCCGGTAAAAATACCCATCTTAGTCATCCGGTCGGCAGTGACTTTGCCGATACCGTGAAACTTTTCCACGGGCAGCTTTTCCATAAAGGCCTCTATAGAAGATGGGCCTATAAACGTGAGTCCATCGGGCTTTTGCATGTCCGATGCTATTTTTGCCACAAATTTACTCACCGAAACGCCTGCTGATGCCGTAAGGTGTAACTCGTCTTTAATTGCCTGCTTTATCTGTGTGGCGATAGCAATAGCCGAGCCGATGTTCTTTTTATCCGCTGTAACATCAAGGTACGCCTCATCAAGCGAAAGTGGTTCAATCAGATCGGTGTACCGGCAAAAAATCTCCCGTATTTTTTCAGACACTTCTTTATACACCGCAAACCGTGGCCTTACAAATATGGCATGCGGGCAAAGCTTCAATGCTTGTTTACTGGGCATGGCGGACCGTACACCAAACTTGCGGGCTTCATAACTCGCGGTAGCAACAACACCACCGCGGCCCTCCGGCAAACCGCCAACAACAAGCGGCTTACCACGATACTCCGGGTAATCGCGTTGCTCTACCGACGCGTAAAATGCATCCATATCAATATGAATGATCTTTCTGCGTGTTGTTCTTACGGCCTCTTCCACAAATAGATTATTGTTGTTGCGTATTCGCTTATCTTTACAAAAGTAAACGCACAGACCGAAAAATTGTATGTCATCCCACCACATTGTACGCGAGAAACAAGAACCGGCGCTGCTGCTGTTAAGCTTAGATAACTTTGACGACGAACTACTCGGTCAGCTACTGGAGTGGAGCCCTACTGTAATTGCCACTTCAAAAACAGCCGAACAGGTTTACGCTTTTGGTATTAAAATAGATGTGATTGCTGATGATCACAGCCAGGCAGACAACCAATCAAATATTAAACAAATCCGCCTTAATGGACAAAGTACCACCAATGCTGTACTCAACCACCTGGTAGAAGCCGGGTACCCGGCAGTGAATATAATTGCTGATGAATTAGACATTGCCGCTACAGAGCAATATGGCAATAGCATCAATATCGTTTGGTTTTGCCATGATGAGAAAGTCTTCCCAATCCGCAGCGGCTTTAAAAAATGGAAGCCAAAAGGAGAGCAGATCAGGGTATTATCCGACACATCAACACTGGAGTTTGAAGGCCTGGAACGTGTTGCACCTAATATTTACTCCACCACTGCTGATGGCTTTTACAGCTTCACTTTCCATGAGCCGTTATTGTTTATAGCAGAGCAAATTATATAAGCTATTTCACTCCGAAATAAACTGCGATTTACAGCAAAAATAATTTAAGCTTTGTTAAACCGTTAGTGTAGTTCTTAGTCTATACATCATCAGCGTAGAAAACTGAGGCAATCCTAATTTCAAAATGAAAATGTCATATAAAAAATTATTATCAATCGCCTTTACCGGCCTGTTTGGCCTGTTCCTGGCGTTACCCGCAGTTGCCCAGCACAGAGGTGGCGGAGGCGGCGGTGGTCGCTCCTTTGGTGGCGGTGGTGGCTTTAGTCGTGGCGGAGGCGGTTTCGGCGGAGGCGGCTTCAGCCGTGGTGGCGGTAGCTTCGGTGGTGGCAGCAGACCTTCCGGCGGCAGCTTTTCAAGGCCTCAAGGCACATTCAGCCGCCCGGGTGGCGGCAGTTTCTCACGCCCTAACGTAGGTGTTTCGCCGCAGCGCGGTTATTCACAAGGCGGCTTTTCACGCAGCCCACGAACTAATGGCTACTATGGTGGCGGCTTCAACAGAGGCTCTATAGGTACCCGTGGTAGCTTTGGCCGTGGTGCTTACGCTTACCGTGGCGGCAACTATGGCCGCGGCACTTACCGTGGTGGTTTCTATGGTGGTTACCGTAACGGGTATCGTTCGTACTATTATGGCCCACGCTATTTCAACCGTGGTTTTTATAACTATCGTGGTTATTACAACAGCTATTACCTGCCACGTATTGGTTTCAGCATAGGCGTATTGCCTTACGGTTATTACCCGTTCTATTGGGGCGATTACCAATACTACTACAGCGACGGCTTATACTATCGCCAGTACAATAACCAGTATACCGTGGTTGAACCGCCGGTTGGCGCGCAAGTGAATTCTTTGCCATCAAACGCAGAGTCTATCACTATTAATGGCGAGCAGTACTTCGAATCAAACGGTGTTTACTATCGTGCAGTTACCAAAGATGACGGCAGTGTAGTGTACGAAGTTGCAGGTAAAGACGGTGAACTAAACACCGGCACTGACGGTGACGACGGCTCTTATTCGTCAGCTGACGATGCGCCGCTACAGGTAGGCGACATTGTTGATCAATTACCTCCTGATAGCCGCAAGATAAAAGTGAATGGCGAAAAGCTATTCGTTGCTCCTGACGGAACTTATTTCCAGGAAGCACGTGACGAAGACAACAAAAAAGTTTATAAGGTGGTGGGTTTGCCCGGCGATGAACAGCCTGCAGACGACGATCAAAAATAAATTTCTGAGCTAATGTTTTAGTAAAGGCGTGATGGTGGTATCCATCATGCCTTTCTTATTTTAACTGGCTGCCTTTTCAAATTAATGAAAACTATTTGCAACCAGTATAGTAGTACTTATAACACTTTAAATGTACTACTATGGAAAATCATGATCACACTAACCTTATACAAAAGCTGCTTGCTTGTGTAGCAGCATGCGAAAATTGCGCAACTGCCTGCCTTAACGAGGATGATGTTAAACCTATGGTGCGCTGCATAAGCCTGGATCGCGACTGTGCCGATCTGTGTTCTCAAGCTGCGCGACTGCTTGAGCGCAAATCAGAAATAGCGCACCAATACCTGCTGCTTTGCGAAGAAATTTGCCGCATGTGCGCCGAAGAATGCGGTATGCACGGGCATGACCATTGCCAGATTTGTGCCGACGCATGCCGCCAATGTGCCGAAGCTTGCCATATGCACCACGAGAGGATAAACCAGGACTAAGCGCCAGGCTCATAGCTCAAGGGTGGCATATTGTTGCTACCTTTGCGCTATGATTGACGTTTTGCTTAAAAAAGGAAAAGAAAAAGCGGTGCTGCAAAGGCATCCGTGGGTATTTTCCGGTGCGATAGAAAAGGTAAAAGGCAACCCTGCTAACGGCGAAATTGTACGGTTGGTGAATGCACAGGGGGCTTTCATGGCTTATGGCTTTTACAATAATCAGTCGCGGGTTGCGGTGCGATTGCTGGAATGGGACGAAAGCGTTGCTGTAAACGATGACTGGTTTCGCAATAAAGTTAGGATAGCTGTTGCAGGCCGCGCGCATATCCTTGCAAGCGGCGAAACAGATACCTGTCGGCTGATTTTTAGCGAGGCCGACTACCTGCCCGGCCTAATTGCCGATAAATATGCAGACCACCTCGCTTTACAGGTGCTCACCTCGGGCATACAGAATGCTCTTCCTGTTATTATTGATGAGCTTCAGCAACTACTGTCACCATTAAGTATTTACGATAAAAGCGATGCCACATCGCGTGCGCACGAAGGTTTGGAAACCACCAACACCCTGCTGGCCGGCACACCTCCACCCGAGCTGGTTATGGTTAAGGAAAATGGAATTACTTACGGCATTAACATTGCCGAAGGACAAAAATCAGGCTTTTACTGCGACCAGCGGGATAACCGACGCTTACTGGCGTCGTATTCGAAAGGTAAAAAAGTGCTGGACTGCTTTAGTTATACAGGCGGATTTACACTTAATAGCCTGCGCGAAGGTGCTGCTTCCGTTACCAGTGTGGACAGCTCGGCACTTGCAATAGAGACCCTGAACGAGAATATCAATCTCAACAACTTCAACAATACAGAGCATATTGCCATTAAATCGGATGTTAACAGCCAGCTGCGCAAGTTTAGGGAAGAAGGCGATAAGTTCGATGTAATTGTGCTAGACCCGCCTAAGTACGCGCCATCCCGTTCGGCATTGGACAGGGCTTCACGCGCTTATAAAGACCTTAACCGTATTGGCATGCAGCTGCTAAACAGCGGTGGCTTGCTGGCCACATTTTCATGCTCGGGCGCTATGGATATGGAAACATTCAAACAAGTGCTTGCGTGGGCTGCGCTGGATGCAGGTAAGCAAGTGCAATTCATCTACCAGTTCCACCAGCCGGAAGATCACCCGGTACGTTCATCTTTTCCGGAGGGTGAGTATCTCAAGGGGCTGCTTTGCCGGGTATGGTAAAAACAATGCCGGATAACTACCTCAGTTATCCGGCATAATATTATCACAATAGCCCGTAAAGCATTTACTCCAGGGTTATCTGCCTTTTAATGCTTTCTTCTAAAGAAATAAAGGTCTCGGTACGTTGTATACCTTTTACACTTTGTATTTGTTCATTTAATACCTCACGCAGGTGGTTGGTATCATGGCAAACTATCTTCGCAAATATGCTCCAGCTGCCGGTAGTATAATGTAGTTCCACAATTTCGGGAACCATTTTCAACTGTTTTACTGCTTCATTGTATTGCGAACCTTTCTCTAAAAATATGCCCAGGAACGCTGTAACGTCATAACCGAGCTTTTGAGGGTTAACTTCCAGGCTGGCACCTTTTATCACACCCAACTCCTCCAGCTTCTTCATCCGCACGTGTATTGTTCCGCCTGAAACGATCAATTCCTTTGCAATCTCCGTGTAAGGAGTGGTTGCATTTTTCATCAAAATTGACAAAATCTGGATATCAAGATTGTCAATTTCTAAATTTTGGGGTTTCCTGTGAGGCATATTTTTTAATATCTATATTCAAATACAAGTTTAATTAAAAGAAAGCTAAAAATAAAAATATTTTATTGAAATATTTGCAAGGAATATCAAACTCCTTTAAATTTGTATAAAGCAAATGAGAATTGCTTGCTGTTCTTTTAAGAAAAAACATTGTTGGGTGGTGAAATTTTTGGCAGACACACCTCCTTGTCCCGGTGGCGGAGATCATGGAAAACCCGAAGCGGGCTAACCACTCTGTGAAGGTTCGAACCCTTCCCCAACAGCACGCTAAACGCAAGGTTTAGTTTTTATCCTGTAGGATGGTGAAATTTTTGGCAGACACACCTCCTTGTCGCGGTGGCGGAGATTCTGGGAAACTTCTAGCAATAGGAATAACCACTCTGTGAAGGTTCGACCCCTTCTCCTACAGCTCTTCTCATAATTTAGGTTTATAATTGGTTAGTAAAGGCCCCTGCCCATCAGGGGCTTTGCTGTTTTATAAGGTTTTTTATTCCACCCTCCTAACCCCGTGAAGGAGGAATACTAATATTTAGGATTGAATATTCACTAGCATATAAAAAGGATTATTCCTCATGTGTACCAACGCTTAACGACTCACCCCGACATCGCTATTGCTCGTCGACCTTCGCTACGCTGCACTGAAATAGGACAATACAACAAATCGTCATTGTGAGCGATAGCGTGGCAATCTCCCGACACGCTTGCAAAGACCCTTATTACTGGGAGATTGCTTCGTTCCTCGCAATGACGTGGTAGTTAGATTTCTTAATTAAATCCTAGATATTCTCGCAGGAAACCCATTTTCTATCATCAACAACACCAACGCCAGCCTCTTCTCTCATAACTTACTCACCCCGACATCGCTATCGCTCGTCGACCCTCTCTCCGCTTCGCGCAAAGGGGGGTAATACAAAAAATCGTCATTGCGAGCGATAGCGTAGCAATCTCCCGACATGCTTGCGACGACCTTTTCTATCGGGAGATTGCTTCGTTCCTCGCAATGACGTAGTAGTTAGATTTCGTAATAAAATCCTAGACATTCTCGCAGAAACCCCATTTTCTATCATCAACAACACCAACGCCAGCCTCTTCTCTCATAACTTACCCACCCCGACATCGCTATCGCTCGTCGACCATCTCTCCGCTTCGCGCAAAGGGGGGGTAATACAAAAAGTCGTCATTGCGAGCGATAGCGTGGCAATCTCCCGACATGCTTGCGACGACCTTTTCTATCGGGAGATTGCTTCGTTCCTCGCAATGACGTAGTAGTTAGATTTCGTAATAAAATCCTAGACATTCTCGCAGAAACCCCATTTTCTATCATCAACAACACCAACGCAAGCCTCTTCTCTCATAACTTACTCACCCCGACATCGCTATCGCTCGTCGACCCTCTCTCCGCTTCGCGCAAAGAGGGTTGAAATGCGGAATTAAACAAATATATATGACAGAACCCCCTCTCTCCACTACGCGCAAAGAAGGTTAAGACGGAAATAGTATATACACGCGACAGCACCCCCTCTTTCCGCAACGCGGAGAGAGGGGGCTGGGGGGTGAGTAAAAAAAAGCTCCGGAAAACACCGGAGCCTTCAACACATATTAACTTATCTATTAGAACAATTTAAAACCAATGCTTAATGCCCATAAATTCTGGCGTTGTCCGTAGTTCTGATTGATTTTGGTTAGCCCGCCTTCATAACGTAGGTCGGCTGTAATATGGCCTATATCTACACCGGCACCCGCCTGGAAACCTAACGTGCTTTTACGGTAATCTCCAAAGTCTTGATATGCGCCATTGACATTGTCGGCAAAGTTTTGGTTCTTATCCAGTACGTAGCTGTAAATAGGGCCGGCCATTATCCTGAAGTTGAGGTTATCGCCACCAAAGCCTTTACCTACCAATAAAGGTACATTTATAGTGGTAAAAGAAACCTTGCCGTTGGTAGTAACCGTATTGTTGTTGTTCTTAAAATCGAACTTACCACCGCTGCTGCCCAGGTAAAGCTCGGGCTGCAGGTATAGCTTACTGCCAAACCTAGCGAAAACACCTGCTTGGTAACCCGTTTTTGTAGACTCGTCAAATTGATCGGTGTTGATTTTGGAGAAATTTACCCCACCTTTAATACCCAATGAGAACTGGGCCTTTGCCGTTATTGCTGCCGATATGAGGATAGCAATACTTAAGAATAACTTTTTCATAATTGTAAATGAGTTTTAGTAATTACCCGTAATTATACCATCATAGTTGCCTTTGTTTAAAACCACAGGTAATTAGCATGGTTAATAATTTGGTTCGATGTGGCTGGCGTGTAAAAGTTTAACCGCAAGCCGGGTATTTAACGCAACCGCCATGGTATTTTTTATATTTTTGCTCAAATAATTTATTTATGGCAGAGATTACTATCAGCGATAAAGACTGGCAAAGGGTTAAAATTAAGGTTCAGCGCAAGTATAACCACCTTACTGATGAGCAGCTGCAATATACTCCCGGCGACGAAGAGGGCCTGATAAACCGCTTGATGGCGTTAATAAACCGCGACCGCAAATATGTAGTGTTCACCCTTAAGAAGGCCTTGGTGAATA is part of the Mucilaginibacter terrenus genome and encodes:
- a CDS encoding ammonium transporter, translated to MKKIVPFGILVIVVILALMYPGNVAAAKPAEFNAADIAWLLISTALVLLMTPGLAFFYGGMVRKKNVISTMLQSFVCMGLITIIWVVFGFSMAFGEDVGGLGFIGNPKSFFMMQNTIGTAWGTIPVILFAMFQLKFAVITPALITGAFAERIRFNSYLIFITLFIVIIYIPLAHATWHPQGYFFKMGVLDFAGGTVVHMSAGWAALASAIYLKKRNEVEEAHTPARISYVILGTGLLWFGWFGFNAGSALTSGELAATALATTTTASAAAAMSWIFFDMLRGKKPSALGACIGAVVGLVAVTPAAGFITVSSSLIIGIVAAVVSNLMVMWRSKTNIDDTLDVFPCHGVGGMVGMILTGVFATKSVNSAGADGLFYGDSALFVKHLIALVAVSVFAFVGSFILLKVTDLISPLRVTKEEELAGLDISQHDEEL
- the dinB gene encoding DNA polymerase IV, whose translation is MEEAVRTTRRKIIHIDMDAFYASVEQRDYPEYRGKPLVVGGLPEGRGGVVATASYEARKFGVRSAMPSKQALKLCPHAIFVRPRFAVYKEVSEKIREIFCRYTDLIEPLSLDEAYLDVTADKKNIGSAIAIATQIKQAIKDELHLTASAGVSVSKFVAKIASDMQKPDGLTFIGPSSIEAFMEKLPVEKFHGIGKVTADRMTKMGIFTGADLKQLTEEEIIRNFGKAGSFYYKIVRGIDDREVQPHRETKSMGAEDTFAYDLTTVEEMNAELAKIALIVHQRLMKYQLKGRTVTLKIKYSDFRQITRSVSLPQCVSDLEIILQTARELLLATDTENSRIRLLGITVSNFIDPEAKPKSNSGQLSLFK
- a CDS encoding thiamine pyrophosphokinase, with protein sequence MSSHHIVREKQEPALLLLSLDNFDDELLGQLLEWSPTVIATSKTAEQVYAFGIKIDVIADDHSQADNQSNIKQIRLNGQSTTNAVLNHLVEAGYPAVNIIADELDIAATEQYGNSINIVWFCHDEKVFPIRSGFKKWKPKGEQIRVLSDTSTLEFEGLERVAPNIYSTTADGFYSFTFHEPLLFIAEQII
- a CDS encoding DUF6515 family protein gives rise to the protein MSYKKLLSIAFTGLFGLFLALPAVAQHRGGGGGGGRSFGGGGGFSRGGGGFGGGGFSRGGGSFGGGSRPSGGSFSRPQGTFSRPGGGSFSRPNVGVSPQRGYSQGGFSRSPRTNGYYGGGFNRGSIGTRGSFGRGAYAYRGGNYGRGTYRGGFYGGYRNGYRSYYYGPRYFNRGFYNYRGYYNSYYLPRIGFSIGVLPYGYYPFYWGDYQYYYSDGLYYRQYNNQYTVVEPPVGAQVNSLPSNAESITINGEQYFESNGVYYRAVTKDDGSVVYEVAGKDGELNTGTDGDDGSYSSADDAPLQVGDIVDQLPPDSRKIKVNGEKLFVAPDGTYFQEARDEDNKKVYKVVGLPGDEQPADDDQK
- a CDS encoding four-helix bundle copper-binding protein, with the translated sequence MENHDHTNLIQKLLACVAACENCATACLNEDDVKPMVRCISLDRDCADLCSQAARLLERKSEIAHQYLLLCEEICRMCAEECGMHGHDHCQICADACRQCAEACHMHHERINQD
- a CDS encoding class I SAM-dependent rRNA methyltransferase, which gives rise to MIDVLLKKGKEKAVLQRHPWVFSGAIEKVKGNPANGEIVRLVNAQGAFMAYGFYNNQSRVAVRLLEWDESVAVNDDWFRNKVRIAVAGRAHILASGETDTCRLIFSEADYLPGLIADKYADHLALQVLTSGIQNALPVIIDELQQLLSPLSIYDKSDATSRAHEGLETTNTLLAGTPPPELVMVKENGITYGINIAEGQKSGFYCDQRDNRRLLASYSKGKKVLDCFSYTGGFTLNSLREGAASVTSVDSSALAIETLNENINLNNFNNTEHIAIKSDVNSQLRKFREEGDKFDVIVLDPPKYAPSRSALDRASRAYKDLNRIGMQLLNSGGLLATFSCSGAMDMETFKQVLAWAALDAGKQVQFIYQFHQPEDHPVRSSFPEGEYLKGLLCRVW
- a CDS encoding Lrp/AsnC ligand binding domain-containing protein — its product is MPHRKPQNLEIDNLDIQILSILMKNATTPYTEIAKELIVSGGTIHVRMKKLEELGVIKGASLEVNPQKLGYDVTAFLGIFLEKGSQYNEAVKQLKMVPEIVELHYTTGSWSIFAKIVCHDTNHLREVLNEQIQSVKGIQRTETFISLEESIKRQITLE
- a CDS encoding porin family protein; translated protein: MKKLFLSIAILISAAITAKAQFSLGIKGGVNFSKINTDQFDESTKTGYQAGVFARFGSKLYLQPELYLGSSGGKFDFKNNNNTVTTNGKVSFTTINVPLLVGKGFGGDNLNFRIMAGPIYSYVLDKNQNFADNVNGAYQDFGDYRKSTLGFQAGAGVDIGHITADLRYEGGLTKINQNYGQRQNLWALSIGFKLF